In Corynebacterium endometrii, one DNA window encodes the following:
- a CDS encoding class II 3-deoxy-7-phosphoheptulonate synthase: MSWTVDISKEALPDLPPLPEGIEEKFQDVISRDAKQQPSWSQDKADTVRKILESVPPIVVAPEVEALKKKLADVALGKAFLLQGGDCAETFESNTEPHIRGNVKTLLQMAVVLTYGASVPVVKLGRIAGQYAKPRSADFDSNGLLNYRGDIVNGVEPTEESRAHDPARMIRAYANSSAAMNLVRSLTSSGTADLYSLHEWNREFVSKSPAGTRYEALAKEITNGLQFMNACGVNDVSLRTSEIYCSHEALLKDYERAMLRLGTDANGNTKLYDLSAHQVWIGERTRGLEDFHVNFCALIANPVGIKIGPGITPEQAVEYVERLDPDREPGRLTIISRMGNDKVRTVLPPVVRAVEESGHKVVWQCDPMHGNTETASNGYKTRHFDKILDEVQGFFEVHRELGTHPGGIHLEFTGEDVTECLGGAEDITDVDLPGRYESAVDPRLNTQQSLELAFLVAEMLRY; this comes from the coding sequence GTGAGTTGGACAGTAGATATTTCTAAAGAAGCACTCCCGGATCTTCCCCCGTTGCCAGAGGGCATTGAGGAGAAGTTCCAGGACGTTATTTCCCGTGACGCGAAACAGCAGCCAAGCTGGTCCCAGGACAAGGCGGATACCGTTCGCAAGATCCTTGAGTCCGTCCCGCCCATCGTGGTGGCCCCGGAGGTTGAGGCGCTCAAGAAGAAGCTCGCCGATGTAGCCCTCGGAAAGGCATTTCTGCTCCAGGGCGGCGATTGCGCCGAGACCTTCGAGTCGAACACCGAGCCGCACATCCGTGGCAACGTCAAGACGCTGCTGCAGATGGCGGTGGTGCTCACCTACGGCGCGTCCGTGCCGGTGGTAAAGCTAGGCCGCATCGCCGGCCAGTACGCAAAGCCACGCTCCGCGGATTTTGATTCGAATGGCCTGCTGAACTACCGCGGTGACATTGTCAACGGTGTGGAACCCACTGAGGAGTCCCGCGCCCATGATCCCGCCCGCATGATCCGGGCGTATGCCAATTCTTCCGCGGCCATGAACCTGGTGCGTTCTTTGACCTCTTCCGGGACCGCTGATCTGTACTCCCTGCATGAGTGGAACCGCGAGTTCGTGTCCAAGTCCCCGGCCGGCACCCGCTACGAGGCGCTGGCGAAGGAGATCACCAACGGCCTGCAGTTCATGAACGCCTGCGGCGTCAATGATGTCTCCCTGCGGACATCAGAGATTTACTGCTCCCATGAGGCGCTGTTGAAGGACTATGAGCGCGCCATGCTCCGCCTGGGCACGGATGCTAATGGAAACACCAAGCTCTATGATCTTTCCGCGCACCAGGTGTGGATCGGTGAGCGCACCCGCGGCCTTGAGGACTTCCACGTCAACTTCTGCGCTCTGATTGCGAACCCGGTGGGCATCAAGATCGGCCCGGGCATCACCCCGGAACAGGCCGTTGAGTACGTTGAGCGCCTCGATCCTGATCGTGAGCCCGGCCGCCTGACCATCATTTCCCGCATGGGCAATGACAAGGTCCGCACGGTTTTGCCCCCAGTGGTCCGCGCGGTGGAGGAGTCCGGCCACAAGGTGGTGTGGCAGTGCGATCCTATGCATGGCAACACTGAAACCGCGTCCAATGGCTACAAGACCCGCCACTTTGACAAGATTCTGGATGAGGTTCAGGGCTTCTTCGAGGTGCACCGCGAGTTGGGTACCCACCCGGGCGGCATCCACCTGGAATTTACCGGTGAGGACGTCACGGAGTGCCTGGGCGGCGCCGAGGATATCACCGATGTG
- a CDS encoding polyadenylate-specific 3'-exoribonuclease AS: MRYFYDTEFIEDGQTIELVSIGIVAEDGSEYYAVSTDFDSSKANQWVRDNVLDKLPSPRDPVWKPRERIREEVYAFLTKGLRHGNQAELWAWVGAYDHVVLAQLWGDMAGLPKKLPRYTRELKQYWEMAGRPKLPSVPQGNHDALVDARHNLAKFKACAAALPISSSGKIATR, encoded by the coding sequence GTGCGCTATTTCTACGACACTGAGTTTATTGAGGACGGCCAGACCATAGAGCTGGTCTCTATTGGGATTGTCGCAGAAGACGGTAGTGAGTATTACGCGGTGTCCACCGATTTTGATTCATCGAAGGCCAACCAGTGGGTGCGTGACAATGTTCTCGATAAACTGCCCAGCCCGCGCGACCCGGTGTGGAAACCGCGTGAGCGCATCCGCGAAGAGGTCTATGCGTTCCTGACCAAGGGGCTGCGCCACGGAAACCAGGCGGAGCTGTGGGCCTGGGTGGGGGCGTATGACCACGTGGTGCTGGCGCAACTGTGGGGGGACATGGCCGGGCTCCCCAAGAAGCTGCCGCGCTACACGCGCGAGCTGAAGCAGTACTGGGAGATGGCCGGCCGGCCAAAACTGCCCTCCGTGCCGCAGGGAAACCATGACGCCCTAGTGGACGCGCGCCATAATTTGGCCAAATTCAAGGCCTGCGCGGCGGCGCTTCCTATCTCATCCAGTGGGAAGATTGCAACACGTTAG
- a CDS encoding acyltransferase family protein, translated as MTVGKTLPSALPARAAAPAGVKRLAWPDVAKGISIVGVVLLHVSLQVPDSDKTWLVSLNSWIDPLRMPLFFLVSGFFSSKVLNFSLWELFSRRLWFFIVPYIIWVCVELTTARELAHQSWGQERLGVGEVAGNLLLGHNMGWFLHALVIFNLILWSCRKLPPWLSMLVSLSPVLFLAFHDVVYFVGKAMMYLPVFMAGVYLRGFIKSFADQFDQALARRRVTPAVCVAVAAASASYLFGYWVRRSWDEFEGNPVYAWPFFGDGLLERPEILLFVRLIEQSTMLPAAILGAVLISRVPVVSHAFQFVGRHTLPIYLGHPIALTLGYGFVVSGRDLTITVDGAWPVENTWFWILACLVSCAVGSLTLWAISRTPVLKWTMTPPAITNVGRKNREPMVNATDAASQEGAR; from the coding sequence ATGACAGTAGGTAAAACCTTGCCCTCAGCTCTACCCGCACGCGCCGCCGCCCCTGCGGGTGTCAAGCGTCTGGCGTGGCCGGACGTGGCGAAGGGCATTTCCATAGTCGGCGTTGTGCTCTTGCACGTTTCACTGCAGGTCCCCGATTCTGATAAAACGTGGCTCGTCTCCCTTAACAGCTGGATAGATCCGCTGCGGATGCCGCTGTTTTTCCTAGTCAGCGGGTTCTTCTCAAGCAAGGTACTCAACTTCTCCCTGTGGGAGCTCTTCAGCCGCCGGCTGTGGTTCTTTATTGTTCCGTACATTATCTGGGTATGCGTGGAACTAACTACCGCGCGTGAACTGGCCCACCAGTCCTGGGGGCAGGAACGCCTGGGCGTCGGGGAAGTTGCTGGCAACCTGCTCCTGGGCCATAACATGGGGTGGTTCCTGCACGCGCTGGTGATCTTCAACCTCATCTTGTGGTCTTGCCGCAAACTCCCGCCATGGCTTTCCATGCTGGTTTCGCTAAGCCCCGTATTGTTCCTGGCCTTCCATGACGTGGTCTATTTCGTCGGCAAGGCGATGATGTACCTGCCCGTATTCATGGCAGGTGTCTACCTGCGCGGGTTTATCAAGTCCTTTGCGGATCAATTCGATCAGGCACTGGCGCGGCGCCGCGTCACCCCGGCGGTATGCGTGGCCGTGGCCGCAGCCTCCGCCTCCTACCTGTTTGGGTACTGGGTGCGCCGTTCGTGGGACGAGTTTGAGGGCAACCCGGTGTACGCGTGGCCGTTTTTCGGTGATGGCCTGCTGGAGCGCCCGGAAATCCTGTTATTCGTGCGCCTGATTGAGCAATCAACCATGCTGCCCGCCGCGATTCTAGGCGCGGTGCTGATATCCCGCGTTCCGGTGGTATCCCACGCCTTCCAGTTCGTTGGCCGCCACACGCTGCCCATCTATCTGGGCCATCCCATTGCGCTGACCCTGGGCTACGGCTTTGTTGTGTCTGGCCGGGATCTCACCATCACGGTTGACGGTGCGTGGCCGGTAGAAAACACGTGGTTCTGGATCCTGGCTTGCCTGGTCAGTTGCGCCGTGGGCAGCCTGACGCTGTGGGCAATATCGCGCACCCCTGTGCTCAAGTGGACCATGACCCCACCGGCCATTACCAACGTGGGACGTAAGAACCGGGAGCCAATGGTCAACGCTACGGACGCCGCCTCGCAAGAGGGTGCCCGCTAG
- a CDS encoding lysophospholipid acyltransferase family protein, which yields MKNKWYWVYKHVLIGPFLRLYNRPWSEGMDNIPAEGAAIVASNHQSVMDSFYFPLMCPRQLTFIAKAEYFTTPGLAGRFKKWFFSSVGQVPIERGTDSAADGMMVVARRILEAGDLFGIYPEGTRSPDGRIYRGRTGMARVAMETGADVIPVGMIDSRKANPIGTIFPRPCRVGVKVGKPVNPHEWAYKRGLDPKDHATVREFTDFIMAQLAEMTGQPYVDVYASDVKKSLAAGHGYPEGADPHTA from the coding sequence ATGAAGAACAAGTGGTACTGGGTATACAAGCATGTGCTCATCGGGCCATTTCTCCGCCTCTATAACCGCCCTTGGTCCGAGGGGATGGATAACATCCCCGCTGAGGGCGCCGCAATCGTGGCTTCCAATCACCAGTCCGTGATGGATTCCTTCTATTTCCCGCTCATGTGCCCGCGCCAGCTCACCTTTATCGCCAAGGCCGAATACTTCACCACCCCGGGGCTGGCGGGCCGCTTTAAGAAGTGGTTCTTTAGCTCGGTAGGCCAGGTTCCCATTGAGCGGGGGACTGATTCCGCGGCCGATGGCATGATGGTTGTGGCCCGCCGCATCCTTGAGGCCGGTGACCTCTTTGGCATCTACCCGGAGGGGACCCGTTCCCCGGACGGTCGCATCTACCGCGGGCGTACCGGCATGGCGCGCGTTGCCATGGAGACCGGCGCGGATGTGATTCCGGTGGGCATGATTGATTCCCGCAAGGCCAACCCCATCGGCACCATCTTCCCCCGCCCGTGCAGGGTGGGCGTGAAGGTCGGCAAGCCGGTCAACCCGCACGAGTGGGCCTATAAGCGCGGTCTGGATCCCAAGGATCACGCCACGGTGCGCGAGTTTACAGATTTCATCATGGCGCAACTGGCTGAGATGACGGGCCAGCCGTATGTGGATGTTTACGCCAGTGATGTGAAGAAGTCCCTGGCCGCCGGCCACGGTTATCCGGAAGGCGCCGATCCCCACACGGCCTAG
- a CDS encoding ROK family protein: MPQPIQTPSRHGQQPLTVGFDIGGTHVRAGVVSAEGEIIDQRSADTLRDAQALEAAIARLTDELRADHDIAAVGLAVAGFVDPTCTTVRFAPHLPWRDAPVKHILEEKLGLPVRLEHDANSAAWGEYRFGAGRGAQHWVFYALGTGIGATIMTPDGIYRGAHGTAPEFGHIVAVPGGRACPCGKRGCLERYVSGTALSATAAELRADYSTSLPEDAAGEAITAAAREGDPLALAVMEEFSRWLGHGLSLVADIIDPELIVIGGGLAKESSLYMEPSVRHMEASMVGAGHRPTPRVVSAELGSRAGMIGVADLARDMAVEAAASKN; this comes from the coding sequence ATGCCTCAGCCAATTCAGACTCCATCCCGCCACGGCCAGCAGCCACTGACGGTGGGATTTGATATTGGAGGCACCCATGTCCGGGCGGGAGTGGTCAGCGCGGAGGGCGAGATTATCGATCAGCGCAGCGCGGACACGCTCCGCGACGCCCAGGCCCTCGAGGCGGCAATCGCCCGGCTTACTGATGAGCTTCGCGCGGACCATGACATCGCGGCCGTGGGCCTGGCCGTGGCCGGGTTCGTGGACCCCACGTGCACCACGGTGCGCTTCGCCCCGCACCTGCCGTGGCGGGACGCGCCGGTAAAACACATCCTGGAGGAAAAACTGGGGCTCCCGGTACGCCTGGAGCATGACGCGAACTCCGCGGCCTGGGGCGAATACCGCTTCGGCGCGGGCAGGGGCGCTCAGCACTGGGTGTTTTACGCCTTGGGCACGGGCATCGGGGCCACAATCATGACTCCTGACGGAATCTACCGCGGTGCGCACGGCACCGCGCCGGAATTCGGGCACATCGTGGCGGTCCCCGGCGGACGCGCATGCCCGTGCGGCAAGCGTGGATGCCTGGAACGCTACGTCTCCGGCACGGCGCTGTCCGCCACGGCGGCCGAACTGCGCGCGGATTACTCCACCTCGCTGCCGGAGGACGCTGCGGGGGAGGCCATCACTGCGGCCGCACGGGAGGGGGATCCGCTGGCTCTTGCGGTGATGGAGGAATTCTCCCGCTGGTTGGGTCACGGCCTGTCCTTGGTGGCGGACATCATCGACCCAGAACTCATCGTGATTGGCGGCGGGCTGGCCAAGGAATCGAGCCTGTACATGGAGCCGTCCGTGCGCCACATGGAGGCCTCCATGGTGGGGGCTGGCCACCGCCCAACCCCGCGGGTTGTCAGTGCGGAACTTGGCTCTCGGGCGGGTATGATTGGTGTGGCCGATTTGGCCCGGGATATGGCCGTAGAAGCCGCAGCATCCAAGAATTAG
- a CDS encoding glycosyltransferase family 4 protein, producing the protein MARILLVTNDFPPTIGGIQSYLRDFVATLNPEDVIVFASTQDAEAAAAFDAALPYEVVRWPGSVMLPTPAVEREMRRIIQERGIEVVWFGAAAPLALMGKAAKRAGARRVIATTHGHEVGWSMLPGARAALRRIGASADIITYISSYTKSRLEKAFGPGARWVKMPSAVDAGAFTPATPQAKRAARAGLGLAQGSLVIVCVSRLVPRKGQDQLIRAMPAVRERFPEAELLIVGRGRYKATLEALADIYHPDTRFVEAKGEDGLKRVLNAADIFAMPARTRGGGLDVEGLGIVYLEAQAAGLPVIAGDSGGAPETVTPETGVVVPGGDLRALEEALCGLLGDPLAREHMGSAGRAYVEEEWNWKRMGDTLREITTVRM; encoded by the coding sequence ATGGCCCGGATTCTGCTTGTTACCAACGATTTTCCGCCCACTATCGGCGGCATACAGTCCTACCTGCGGGACTTTGTCGCCACGCTCAATCCGGAGGACGTAATTGTCTTCGCCTCCACCCAGGATGCCGAGGCGGCAGCGGCCTTCGATGCGGCGCTGCCCTATGAGGTGGTGCGGTGGCCGGGCTCAGTCATGTTGCCCACCCCCGCCGTGGAGCGGGAGATGCGCCGGATTATCCAGGAGCGGGGCATCGAGGTGGTCTGGTTTGGCGCGGCGGCGCCGCTGGCCCTGATGGGCAAGGCCGCCAAGCGCGCCGGCGCCCGCCGCGTGATAGCCACCACGCATGGCCATGAGGTGGGCTGGTCCATGCTCCCGGGCGCGCGCGCAGCGTTGCGCAGGATCGGCGCCAGCGCAGACATCATCACGTATATCTCCTCCTACACCAAGTCCCGGCTGGAGAAGGCCTTTGGGCCGGGGGCGCGGTGGGTTAAGATGCCGTCGGCAGTGGACGCCGGGGCCTTTACACCTGCTACGCCGCAGGCTAAGCGGGCCGCGCGCGCGGGCCTGGGGCTCGCGCAGGGAAGCTTGGTGATAGTTTGCGTCTCCCGCCTGGTCCCGCGCAAGGGCCAGGACCAACTCATCAGGGCAATGCCCGCGGTGCGGGAGCGCTTCCCGGAAGCGGAGTTGCTCATCGTGGGACGGGGGCGTTACAAGGCAACCCTGGAGGCGCTAGCGGACATCTACCATCCTGACACGCGCTTTGTTGAGGCCAAGGGGGAGGACGGCTTGAAACGGGTGCTTAACGCCGCTGACATATTCGCCATGCCGGCGCGCACCCGCGGCGGCGGCCTGGACGTGGAGGGGCTGGGAATCGTCTACCTCGAGGCCCAGGCCGCGGGCCTGCCCGTCATCGCCGGGGATTCAGGCGGCGCCCCCGAGACCGTGACGCCGGAGACCGGGGTGGTGGTGCCGGGCGGGGATCTGCGCGCGCTGGAAGAGGCGTTATGCGGCCTGCTCGGGGACCCCCTGGCGCGCGAGCACATGGGTTCGGCCGGGCGCGCCTACGTGGAGGAAGAATGGAACTGGAAGCGCATGGGGGATACGCTACGGGAGATCACCACGGTCCGGATGTGA
- a CDS encoding C40 family peptidase, giving the protein MHRDHSQRRRGARVSLAAVTAAAMTFSLVGGAVAQEVGEAPAPGHAAGGPADVYGLIERMGELGQQVAAKNEELKAAEDELARAEAELEGLRSKAEQARRDLEAATSALDEQQRSVNGIAQSRYRGFNFDPLTTTLASGDPQSAVDRLGYLGAISRDAQRTLETMSARSAEAEAMRDTADRAVKLAADKAAELEARREQLVLDRQALEAQQADIEAQVDGLSPEQRAAWEDQFNASSARFDPAKLAELSGLGGGAVAAAMSRIGSPYGWGATGPNQFDCSGLMVWSYAQQGKTIPRTSQAQLAGGTPVPLDQLQPGDIVGYFPGVTHVGMYIGDGQVVHASTYGVPVQVVPLHSMQVVGAVRY; this is encoded by the coding sequence GTGCACCGCGATCACTCCCAGCGCCGCCGTGGCGCTCGCGTCTCCCTCGCCGCAGTAACGGCGGCCGCTATGACCTTCTCCCTCGTCGGTGGGGCGGTGGCCCAGGAAGTCGGCGAGGCCCCAGCCCCCGGTCACGCCGCCGGCGGCCCCGCGGATGTTTACGGACTCATAGAGCGCATGGGCGAATTGGGCCAGCAGGTGGCCGCGAAGAATGAAGAACTCAAGGCCGCCGAGGATGAACTCGCCCGCGCGGAGGCCGAACTCGAAGGTCTGCGCTCAAAGGCGGAGCAGGCGCGGCGTGACCTAGAGGCGGCGACGTCCGCCCTGGACGAGCAGCAGCGCAGCGTCAACGGGATTGCGCAATCCCGTTACCGCGGCTTTAACTTCGACCCGCTGACCACCACCCTGGCCTCCGGTGACCCGCAGTCCGCCGTGGACCGCCTGGGGTACCTAGGGGCAATCTCCCGTGACGCGCAGCGCACGTTGGAGACCATGTCCGCGCGTTCGGCGGAGGCGGAAGCAATGCGGGACACGGCCGATAGGGCGGTCAAGCTGGCCGCGGACAAGGCGGCGGAGCTTGAGGCAAGGCGCGAGCAGTTGGTGCTGGATAGGCAGGCGCTTGAGGCCCAGCAGGCTGACATCGAGGCCCAGGTGGATGGGCTTAGCCCTGAGCAGCGGGCGGCGTGGGAGGACCAGTTCAATGCCTCATCCGCCCGCTTCGACCCGGCCAAGCTAGCAGAGCTGTCCGGACTGGGCGGCGGCGCGGTGGCCGCGGCTATGAGCCGCATTGGCTCCCCGTACGGATGGGGCGCTACCGGCCCAAACCAGTTTGACTGTTCCGGATTGATGGTCTGGTCCTATGCGCAGCAGGGCAAGACAATTCCGCGTACCTCCCAGGCGCAGCTCGCCGGCGGCACCCCGGTCCCGCTGGATCAGCTCCAACCGGGCGATATCGTGGGTTATTTCCCGGGCGTGACGCACGTGGGCATGTACATCGGCGATGGCCAAGTGGTGCACGCCTCGACCTACGGCGTCCCGGTCCAGGTGGTGCCTTTGCACTCCATGCAGGTGGTAGGCGCGGTCCGCTACTAG